A genomic region of Colletotrichum destructivum chromosome 1, complete sequence contains the following coding sequences:
- a CDS encoding Putative target SNARE coiled-coil domain, PX domain superfamily: MAPPAEISIPSTILSTGESKPYTLYNITLRLPLKSFVVQKRYSDFTALHQTLTSLVGSPPPKPLPAKSWFKSTVSSPELTEQRRQGLEAYLRAIAESPDRRWRDTTAWRAFLNLPSTGVGSTSNSAASAHGLITNGRAGAGDPTTWLDLHREMKTCLHDARNHLARRDGAVDANNTTAAAEAGAAAKRSLVKAGTLVSTLTDGLRAMQEGGRLGDGELRRRRDLLSSARVEREGLDKLSNSMAQGSIGGGSGGREGWASTGDKAALLGGGGSNRNGGARTGGRVLGAPLPENERTRELDNSGVVQLQRQMMSEQDEQVNTLAAIVRRQKEMGLRINDEVQEQTKMLDRLNEDADRVGGKMDVAKKRINKF; the protein is encoded by the coding sequence ATGGCACCCCCGGCCGAGATTTCCATCCCCTCGACCATCCTCTCGACCGGCGAATCCAAGCCCTACACCCTTTACAACATCACCCTGCGCCTGCCGCTCAAGTCTTTCGTCGTCCAGAAGCGCTACTCCGACTTCACCGCCCTCCACCAGACCCTCACCTCCCTCGTCGGCTCCCCACCCCCGAAGCCGCTGCCTGCCAAGTCCTGGTTCAAGTCCACCGTCTCCTCCCCCGAGCTCACCGAGCAGCGCCGtcagggcctcgaggcctACCTccgcgccatcgccgagtcCCCCGACCGCCGCTGGCGCGACACCACCGCCTGGCGTGCCTTTCTCAACCTGCCCTCGAccggcgtcggcagcaccTCCAACTCGGCCGCAAGCGCCCACGGACTCATTACCAATGGCcgtgccggcgccggcgacccgACCACCTGGCTCGACCTCCATCGCGAGATGAAGACGTGCCTACATGACGCTCGTAaccacctcgcccgtcgcGATGGCGCTGTCGacgccaacaacaccaccgctgccgccgaggccggcgccgcagcCAAGCGCTCCCTTGTCAAGGCCGGCACCCTAGTCAGCACCCTCACCGACGGGTTGCGGGCCATGCAGGAGGGCGGacgcctcggcgacggcgagctgcgGCGCAGGAGGGATCTCCTCTCATCGGCGCGCGTCGAGCGCGAGGGGCTCGATAAGCTGAGCAACAGCATGGCGCAGGGGAGCATCGGCGGCGGATCCGGCGGACGGGAAGGGTGGGCCTCGACGGGAGACAAGGCGGCGCTGCtaggcggcggtggcagcaaCCGCAACGGCGGGGCGCGGACGGGTGGCCGGGTTCTCGgggcgccgctgccggagAACGAGCGCACGCGGGAGCTCGACAACAGCGGCGTCGTGCAACTGCAGCGCCAGATGATGAGCGAGCAGGACGAGCAGGTCAACACGCTGGCGGCCATCGTGCGCAGGCAGAAGGAGATGGGGCTGCGGATCAACGACGAGGTGCAGGAGCAGACCAAGATGCTCGACCGCCTCAACGAGGACGCCGACCGCGTGGGCGGCAAGATGGACgtggccaagaagcgcaTCAACAAGTTCTGA